The window ATTCAAGCATCTTTCCTGCAAGCGGATGAGCAGATAATGATTCCAGTACCCTCACGTCCGTTGAATAGCCTGTCTTTGTTTTTCTTATTCTTTTAATCCCCAACTGCTCGTGCACCTTAAGTTTTTCAAAAAGAATAACGCCAAGCTGCTGAGTGGAGTTAATATTAAACTCTTCTCCTGCAATGTCAAATATGTCACTGCGTATATTTTCCAGCTTGGACTCCATCTCTTTTGACATTCTGCCGAGCATGTCAACATCAACTGCAACTCCTGTTTCTTCCATCTCAAGAAGAACCTTAACGAGCTTCATCTCAACATCACGAAACAGCGAATCCATGCCGAGCTTTTTAATTTCCGGCTCAAGGTGTTTTTTTAACTGGAACGCAACATCTGCATCCTCACACCCGTATTCCGAAATAAGCTCAAGATCCACATCATCCATAGTTATCTGCTTCTTGCCTGTACCAATGAGCTCTTTTGTAGGTATCTTGGTAATATTAAGGAATTCTCTTGCAAGTGCATCAATATTAAATTCACGGGATGTAGGATTAATGAGGTATGCTGCAACCATTGTATCAAAATCCACACCCTTTAAATCAACACCGTTCTGCTGCAGAACATGCCAGTCGTATTTTATATTCTGTCCGCACTTTTTCAGATTCGGGTCTTCCAGCGCAGGGCGCAAAATTTCAATAACCTGCTTTAAGGGACTCCCCCCTGTCTCAATAAAAATCGGCAGGCCTCTGTACTTTTCAGGAACCATAACCGGTACATAAACAGCTTCATTAGCTTTCCAGGAAAAGGAGATACCTACAATCTCCGCTTCAAGGGGGTTTAGAGATGTTGTTTCGAGGTCAAGGGAGAATTCACCTGCTTTATAAAGCTCATTTTTAAGATAACTAATTTCCGTCAGCGATGTTGCATATCTGTATTCATGCTCCTTTCTCTGATAAACCGAGGGGGCAAAATTGATATCGCTATTTTCCAGGTCTGTTATAAATTTTTTAAACTCCAGTGTAATGAACAAATCTTTAATCTTCTGTGTATCATCAATACGGTACTTAAGTTTCTCAGGATTAAATTCAACCGGGACATTAGTATCCAGCGTAACCAGCTCTTTTGAAAGTACTGCAGATTCCCTGTTCCGAAGCACTTTCTCTTTAATGCCCTTTTTCGGATAATCTTCAATCTTTTCAAGGGCGCCTTCAAGAGAGCCGTACCGTGCAATAAGGTCAAGTGCGGTTTTGGGGCCTACACCGGGTATACCCGGAACATTATCAGATGTGTCACCCATTAATCCCAGAAGGTCAATCACTTTATCAGGAGGAACCCCAAGTTTCTCTTCAACTTTCTCTGCATCAAAAACCTCAACTCCGTTTCCAGGTGTGCGGCTCTTTAAAGAGTAGAGAAAAACATTGGGAGACACAAGCTGCATCAGGTCTTTATCGCCGGTTACAAGAAAAACCTTCATTCCTTCCTTCTCAGCCTTTCTCGCAATTGTACCCATTATATCATCAGCTTCAAAACCGGCCATTTCAAGAATAGGAATTTCAAAAGCTTCAACTACACTTCTGATCAGCGGAAGCTGCTCAACCATATCATCCGGCATCTTCTCTCTTGTTGCCTTGTATTGGGGATAAAGCTTGTGCCGAAATGTAGGCGCCTTCATATCAAACACACAGCCGAGATATTCAGGTTTTTCTTCCTTTAATATTCTGATAATTGCTCCGGTAAAACCATACACGCCCCCCGTATTTATACCTTTTGAATTAATCAGCGGATTTTTTATAAATGCAAAATACGAGCGGTATGCAAGTGCAGTTCCGTCAATTAAAAAAAGACGCTTTTGCCCGTTCTCTGTTGAGCCCATCAGGAACTCTCCGTTCTGTTTTAATCGTTCAAACTCTGCGAGTCAAGAATGCATATCGCTGACTGCTTCTTTCTCACAACAGGTATTTTTAAAACATCTCCCGGCCGGATTCTCGAGAGATTCTTTTCAGGGTTGAATGCCAGTATCAGCCACACAGGCACATCAAATCTTTTATTTGCAACATTCCACAGAGTATCACCGGATCTTATTTTATAAAATAACGAATCCCTGACTGTATAAGAATAAAAATATTTCTTCATCAGGGTTTTATGATAAGCCATCCTTTTTTTTTCAAAATCTTTTCTGCTGATTCTTTTAAATATGAGTTTTATCTTCTGGCCTGTCCGGATATTCTGTCCGTACTGAAGTTTATTTATTAATCTTAGCCGCCATGTAGGTACTTTAAGCCAGTCAGCATAATGCCCCAGAGTTTCTGCAGGGTATACAATCAAATATCCACTTTTTACTGATAGCATTCCTTTAAGATAATCAGCAGAAAGCAGGCTTAAACTCAATGAAAAATCGGAAACAGGTTTAACAAAACCGTCAGCTACTTCAATACTATTATTATTTAAAGAGCTACCCTCACTCATGTCTCTGTCTGATTGCGACAGAGATTTATTTAAAGTCTTTACATCTTCCACACGGACAAAATCAAAAGCAGCCTTGACTGCCTGCATCACAACTTCAGGAAGGCTTATACCCTCCTTTTTTGAATTTTCCGACAGCAGTTTCTCATTGTATGCAGAAATTTCTCTTCCCATCTTTTTATAAACCGGAAGGCGGAGAGCATAACCGGAGGGCAGAGAGTATCCTCCGGAAAAAACTTTTTCCTTTAATGCGGGGTTGTACCTTTTCACAACCTCGGCAGAAAGATTAAATACTGAAATAACAGAATCCAGCGGTGTACTCTTTTTTAATGTATATTCTCTGAATCTCAGAAGAGGTTCGGGATTTATATCAGGAAAATACCTGCTGCTGTTTTCAGCTACATGGCATGCAGCGAGGAACTCAGCGTAGAAATTTTTTGAAGCAAATCCGAACCGTCTTGATTTATATAGAGTTACGATACGTACAATATCATCTGAACCTGTTGATACTGCAGCCCGTTTTACTCCGGAAAGCCCATGGTTGTATGCAGTAACTGCAAGAGGCCAGGAACCGAGCTCTTCATAGCACTCTTTAAGGTATTTTGCCGCAGCCCCTGCACTTAAAAAGGGATCCGCCCTTTCATCAAGGACACGATTTATCAAAAGGAATCTTCTGCCTGTTGACCGTGTAAACTGCCACATACCCTTTGCACCGGTACGAGACCTTGCTTTCGGATTAAAGGAAGATTCTACATGGGGGAGATAAACCAGGTCTTCAGGAAGGCCTGAATCCGCAAATATTTTTTTGAAAATTCCCACATAAGCTCCGGATCTTTTTATTCCGTTTCTAAAAGTTTCTCTCATTCCCTGCTGTACACGTACCATTTCAGAGGCTTTATACAATCTCTTTCTGTCCGGATTTTTCCCGAACAGAGAAAATAATCTCCTCTCCTCATTTGGGAGAGATTTATACTTTAATTTTCGGGAGGACAACTTTTTCAGAAGTAATGAAATTCTGTGCTTCTCTTTTTTTGCAAGAAGATACCTCTCTTTTCTTGAAAGATTCCGGCCTTTAAAACTTATTACGGAATAGATTCTTTCCGGCTTCCCTGAATCATGTATAACCCACTCATCAACAGAATATATTGTAAAAATATTAATCCAGAACTGTACTCGAAGCTCAAGCTTTTTTGGAAGCGGAAAATTCTTTCTGCTGTTATCCGCAGAATAAATATTTACAGACAGCAGAAAGATTGAGGCGAGAACCAAAACATCTTTAAACAATTTTTTATTTTTTCTTATAACCATGATAATAAAATTTCTTAAAATACTCTCCGGCAGCATTTGATCACCTGCAATAGTACATACTGCCCTGTATCCGGCCGTTAGAAGCACTATAACAGTAAAATTACTGCATTACACTTTTAAGTGCAATTTTTATTCCTCTCTGCTGAAAGTTCTAACAGCATTTTCAACAAATTTTATGCACTTTTCACGCCCGAAAATTTCAACAATTCTGGTAAGTTCCGGACCATGGTTCTGTCCTGTAAAAGCAATGCGTACAGGCATCCAGAGGTCCTTGCCTTTTACTCCGCTGCTTTTGGATACTCTCTTCATAAGATCAAGAAAAACCCCGCTGTTCCACTCTGATAAATCTTCTGCCTGCAATGCAAACTCTTTTAAAACCTTAACAGAAAAATCAGAAGTAATAATCTCCCTTTCTTCCTGCCCGACAGAAACCACCTTGTCCTGATAAAAAATTCCGGCTTTTTCAGCCATCTCTTTAATCGTCTCTGCCTTATCCTGCAGGGTAATTACGATTTGTTCAATATCCTCTGCACTATTGACAGGATAATCCATGCTTCTGAAAAAAGGAAAAGCGATTTCAGCCAGTTTTTTCGCCTCCATATTTCTTATGTGAACTCCATTCATCCATTTTAATTTTTCCGTATCAAAAACAGCGGCAGAATGAGAAACCCTCTTCAGGTCAAAACTTTTAATAAGATCATTCATTGATAAAATCTCTTCTCCGCTCTCAGGAGACCACGCAAGCAGCGACAGAAAATTTACCAGTGTTTCGGAAAGGAATCCATCTTCCCTGTACTGTGCAACTGATGTGGCTCCATGACGCTTTGACAGCCTTGAGCCGTCTTTCCCGAGTATCATCGGTATGTGTGCGAATTTTGGGATTTCCCATCCGAATGCTTTGTATACAAGAATCTGCCTTGGTGTATTTGACACATGGTCATCACCCCTGATAACATGGGTAATTTTCATAAGATGATCATCAACAGCACAGCTGAAATTGTACATAGGCATCCCGTTAGCCCGCATTATTACAAAATCGCC of the bacterium genome contains:
- the polA gene encoding DNA polymerase I, with product MGSTENGQKRLFLIDGTALAYRSYFAFIKNPLINSKGINTGGVYGFTGAIIRILKEEKPEYLGCVFDMKAPTFRHKLYPQYKATREKMPDDMVEQLPLIRSVVEAFEIPILEMAGFEADDIMGTIARKAEKEGMKVFLVTGDKDLMQLVSPNVFLYSLKSRTPGNGVEVFDAEKVEEKLGVPPDKVIDLLGLMGDTSDNVPGIPGVGPKTALDLIARYGSLEGALEKIEDYPKKGIKEKVLRNRESAVLSKELVTLDTNVPVEFNPEKLKYRIDDTQKIKDLFITLEFKKFITDLENSDINFAPSVYQRKEHEYRYATSLTEISYLKNELYKAGEFSLDLETTSLNPLEAEIVGISFSWKANEAVYVPVMVPEKYRGLPIFIETGGSPLKQVIEILRPALEDPNLKKCGQNIKYDWHVLQQNGVDLKGVDFDTMVAAYLINPTSREFNIDALAREFLNITKIPTKELIGTGKKQITMDDVDLELISEYGCEDADVAFQLKKHLEPEIKKLGMDSLFRDVEMKLVKVLLEMEETGVAVDVDMLGRMSKEMESKLENIRSDIFDIAGEEFNINSTQQLGVILFEKLKVHEQLGIKRIRKTKTGYSTDVRVLESLSAHPLAGKMLEYRQLSKLKSTYIDAIPGLINKKTGRVHASFNQTVTATGRISSSNPNLQNIPVRTDLGREIRKAFIPENRDWFIVSADYSQIELRIMAHLSGDETLKNAFINNEDIHSRTAADIFSADISRITPDMRRKAKEINFGIMYGMGPYGLARRLGIPVKEAEQFITAYFVRYPKVNEFIVNTISEGYKNGFVTTLLNRRRYLYELKSSNQNIRNFGERTAVNTPIQGTAADLIKVAMVRIGERLRQEKWKSMMILQIHDELLFEVPENEIERLKDMVKKEMENAIELSVPIIVDVGIGKNWYEAH
- a CDS encoding transglycosylase SLT domain-containing protein — its product is MLPESILRNFIIMVIRKNKKLFKDVLVLASIFLLSVNIYSADNSRKNFPLPKKLELRVQFWINIFTIYSVDEWVIHDSGKPERIYSVISFKGRNLSRKERYLLAKKEKHRISLLLKKLSSRKLKYKSLPNEERRLFSLFGKNPDRKRLYKASEMVRVQQGMRETFRNGIKRSGAYVGIFKKIFADSGLPEDLVYLPHVESSFNPKARSRTGAKGMWQFTRSTGRRFLLINRVLDERADPFLSAGAAAKYLKECYEELGSWPLAVTAYNHGLSGVKRAAVSTGSDDIVRIVTLYKSRRFGFASKNFYAEFLAACHVAENSSRYFPDINPEPLLRFREYTLKKSTPLDSVISVFNLSAEVVKRYNPALKEKVFSGGYSLPSGYALRLPVYKKMGREISAYNEKLLSENSKKEGISLPEVVMQAVKAAFDFVRVEDVKTLNKSLSQSDRDMSEGSSLNNNSIEVADGFVKPVSDFSLSLSLLSADYLKGMLSVKSGYLIVYPAETLGHYADWLKVPTWRLRLINKLQYGQNIRTGQKIKLIFKRISRKDFEKKRMAYHKTLMKKYFYSYTVRDSLFYKIRSGDTLWNVANKRFDVPVWLILAFNPEKNLSRIRPGDVLKIPVVRKKQSAICILDSQSLND
- a CDS encoding glutamate--tRNA ligase translates to MQKVRTRFAPSPTGHLHIGNARTALMNYIFTRHYGGEFILRVEDTDAERSTEESETEILKDLKWLGLEWDEGPGKGGNTGPFRQSERLELYKSYADKLLESGDAYYCFCTGEELEARRKERIKKGEPAAYDGKCRNLTEEEQKNLRAEGRSPVIRFKVDESDISFYDEVKGDITFPNNQIGDFVIMRANGMPMYNFSCAVDDHLMKITHVIRGDDHVSNTPRQILVYKAFGWEIPKFAHIPMILGKDGSRLSKRHGATSVAQYREDGFLSETLVNFLSLLAWSPESGEEILSMNDLIKSFDLKRVSHSAAVFDTEKLKWMNGVHIRNMEAKKLAEIAFPFFRSMDYPVNSAEDIEQIVITLQDKAETIKEMAEKAGIFYQDKVVSVGQEEREIITSDFSVKVLKEFALQAEDLSEWNSGVFLDLMKRVSKSSGVKGKDLWMPVRIAFTGQNHGPELTRIVEIFGREKCIKFVENAVRTFSREE